The following are encoded in a window of Phaseolus vulgaris cultivar G19833 chromosome 3, P. vulgaris v2.0, whole genome shotgun sequence genomic DNA:
- the LOC137807906 gene encoding transcription factor MYB61-like gives MGRHSCCVKQKLRKGLWSPEEDEKLFNYITRFGVGCWSSVPKLAGLQRCGKSCRLRWINYLRPDLKRGMFSQQEEDLIISLHEVLGNRWAQIAAQLPGRTDNEIKNFWNSCLKKKLLKQGIDPNTHKPLTEAHVKEEKKITDTTPMQTPLSHGLPVPLTFPSSQGSTLLIDSNYYDGGLTEASREIFLNKPALDPLSYYDFPMGAAQSGFNLPMTQYQTSLKASDQSPFGPNSSYGFLSMPSLTNSDHGNVSVTEFSDNNSASKISSLLMNDQVKESSSNSSNMSNIYTGGGCHISSMMENAGFSWEGDNKFDPLFQFQVNATKSEDFKTSPWEEGQLQTHSSIDYTSFPLTALSEDLTGENFDVFQHI, from the exons ATGGGTCGGCATTCCTGTTGTGTAAAGCAAAAATTGAGGAAAGGTTTATGGTCCCCTGAGGAAGATGAGAAGCTGTTCAACTACATAACCAGATTTGGAGTTGGATGCTGGAGTTCGGTTCCGAAACTAGCTG GATTGCAAAGATGTGGAAAGAGTTGCAGGTTGAGATGGATAAACTATTTGAGGCCTGATTTAAAGAGAGGGATGTTCTCACAGCAGGAGGAGGATCTTATTATCAGTCTCCATGAAGTTCTTGGAAACAG GTGGGCTCAAATAGCAGCACAGTTACCAGGGAGAACAGATAATGAGATTAAAAACTTTTGGAATTCATGTCTAAAAAAGAAGCTTCTGAAGCAAGGGATTGACCCAAATACACACAAGCCCTTAACAGAAGCTCATGtcaaggaagaaaagaaaatcacAGACACAACACCTATGCAAACACCACTGTCTCACGGCCTTCCGGTTCCATTGACTTTCCCTTCATCACAGGGATCAACACTTCTAATAGATTCCAATTACTATGATGGAGGACTAACTGAAGCTTCAAGAGAAATTTTCTTGAACAAGCCAGCATTGGACCCTTTATCCTACTATGATTTTCCAATGGGTGCTGCGCAGTCTGGTTTTAACTTACCTATGACCCAGTATCAGACAAGCCTTAAAGCATCTGATCAGAGTCCTTTTGGACCCAATTCAAGCTACGGATTCCTTTCAATGCCAAGTCTAACCAATTCTGATCATGGGAACGTGTCGGTGACTGAGTTTTCAGACAACAATTCAGCTTCCAAAATCAGTTCATTGCTCATGAATGACCAGGTGAAAGAAAGTTCCAGCAATAGCTCAAACATGAGCAACATTTACACTGGAGGAGGGTGTCATATAAGCAGCATGATGGAAAATGCAGGTTTCTCGTGGGAGGGTGACAACAAATTTGATCCTTTGTTTCAGTTCCAAGTAAATGCCACAAAATCCGAGGATTTCAAGACGAGTCCATGGGAAGAGGGGCAGCTGCAGACTCACAGTTCGATAGATTATACTAGCTTTCCATTAACAGCACTTTCAGAAGATCTAACTGGAGAAAATTTTGATGTATTTCAGCATATATGA